The genomic interval CTCGGTCTCGAGCCTAAGCAGCGGAATCAAAGGCTGTCCACCATGAAGGGAACGCGGAATTACCCGGTGAATAAGCTTCCGAGCGGGCCGAATGGCATTGCGGTGATCGAGCCGGCGAAATTATCGCAACCCAATAGCAACTCCTCACCAGTCGATCGTTACCCGGGGTGAGCGCCGAGAAATCGCGCCGGATGCGTGGGTTGCCGAACTGTCGAGGTCGCTCGGTCGTGGTTGTGTCCGGATGACGGTAACTCGGATCGGGCGCTGCCGAGTTCGTCAACGGTCACCGGCGACCTTGCCCAAGGCCGCGGCTGCACAGGAGCGGCCGGCCGCGACCATGCGAGCAGCGTGATGAAATCGATTGTGCCGCAGACATTCAGGGAATGCGGCACTATCGGATGTTCCGAGACCGGCTGGCACGCCGGCATAGCGACATTGCGCGACGGCAGCCGAATTTTCGCCAAGGCCCTGGCGAACGCCGGCGTCTTCCAATCCGAGGCCGCCGGACTGTCAGCACTCGCACAGCTCGGCGGCGTACGTGTCCCGACTGTCGTCCACGCCGCGCCCCATCTACTCGTCCTCGAAACGCTGCGCCCCGCGGTGAAGACGAGCAGTTCTGGGAAGAGCTCGCACACATGATCGCTGCACTGCACACTTCCACGGTCTCCGACCGGTTCGGGTGGCACCGCGACGGCTGGCACGGCCGAATGGTGCAAGAAAACGATTGGGAGACAGACGGTTACCAGTTCTACGCCCAACACAGGATCCTGCGGTGGCCGCGGGAGAAGCCGGTGCGGAAACAGTTCGATCGCGACCAGCGCAGAGCAATTGAACGACTCTGCCGCACGCTGCCCGAACTCATACCACCGCACCCGCCATCGCTGACCCACGGGGGACATATGGCCCGGAAACATCCTCGCGGACAGCTCCGGTAAGCCCGCGCTGATCGACCCCGCGGTGTCCTATGGCTGGCCCGAGATCGACCTGGCCGCACTGCGGTGCCCACCCCGACCGCCGGCTTCGGACCGTTTCTTCGCCGTGTACGAAGACCTCGCTCGTCCGAGTGAGGGATGGCGTGACCATGCGCAGCTGCTGCGTATCCGGGACCTGTTCAGCGTCATCGCCCATGGCCTCGACACCTGGGGTGCCGCGCGAATTATCCACGCAGCCCTGGCCGCCGATACGTGAACCTTACCGAGAACCTCGCGGTCAGCGGCCGTGGCGTCGGTCGCGTCGATGCTGCTGGCCGGGGACGGCGTGGAGGAACTGGTCACCCCCAGCCGCTCAGCCGGAACACACCCCGGGCTGCGCGATAACCGATATCCGGCCTTGCGCCGCTGCACTACGCTGCGGCGGATCTCAACCACTACCCGAACGCTCAGCCACGGATACGAACCTCGGGAAGCCGTGTCGACTCAGGATCTCGGCGACCCCCGACGCTCGCACCACAGCCTGCACGCCTATCGCTACGCGCCGGAGATTCGGGTCCGAGTCACCCGCCAACTCAGGCTGAGACTGCTATGTCTGCCCATAGTGCTCCTTGACCGCGCGCTCACAACATTTTTGCGCCAACTGATCTTTTCTTCGCGACATTCCTGCAACTGCTGCTGATACGACTTCCTAGGGTGCTGTGGGCGCTCGGCCAGGTCAAAGGAATGTGTTGCGGGTCCGCACCATCCTTTCCCTCGACCAGGCCTCCGGCCGACAGACGCCACCACCGCCGCGTGCTGCCATGCCGTGACCACACTCACCGGTCGCGCTGCGTGCCGCTGGTGGCGAGCCTGTGCGCGTTTGTCGCCGCGAATGCGGCCGCGGCGGGTACGTCGTCGTTCACTGTGCTGTTGATCCTGCGCGTCGCCGCAGCGGCAGCCGCCGCGGTCGCGATCCCGGCGCTGTTCGCTACCGCGGTCCAGCGGGCATCCGCCGCGATGGTCGGCCGCTATGTCGCGGTGGTGGCGTTGGGCGTCACCAGATCGATCCCGGCGATCGGATTCGCGGTCGGAACCAGCGCCCGCAACCGGGACAACCGCGCGTTACGGTTGCGATCGTGACCCACCGCCACCGTTACCCGAAGGCCAACGCGTTGGCTCTGCGGACGCGCTCACCGCACCCCATCCGGTGAAACTCGCTCGGCGCCTTTGACTCCCGAGCGGGAATCGCCTCGGACGCGGCTGAGGATGTTGAGCCGACGAACTTCCGCGGCGCGGTGGACGCGCTCACATCGCAATCGCAGCCACACACCCGATTCCGCGTCTTCGATCAACGACGAGGTCAGTGTGTCCCGGGTACTCCGGCCGGGGGATTCGTTTTCCGTCTTCTGGATCTCATCGCATAGTTTCGCGACGCGGGTAATCGTGGACTGATCGCTATCGCACAGCACACTGACCGAAAGTGCGTGCGGTTCCGCCGCAACCACCAGGCGGACGTGGGATCGACTGCCCTCCAACAGCATTCGTATCAATGCGGCGATCTCCGCGCGTGCGGCGGCGCTCGGCTCGGGTAGGTCGGCGTCGGCCTCGATTCCCGGCGGCACCGTGACCGCGACACCGCGTGCCTCTGCTCGATCGATGGCCGAATCCAGATCGGCCAGCAGGATATGGTCCATGCTGTCGACACGGTCGAACAGCCGACGCAGTCGCGCGTATTCGGTGCGGGCGGTAGCTCGGACCTGGGGATCGTCGATGGCCGAGGCGCTATCGGCGAATCTGCGCAGCAGCGGCAGCACCGAGCTCAGTTGATCCCGATATCGCTGTGCGCATTCGTTTTTCAGTACCGTGTCCACGGCGGCGGCCGCGACCACTCGCCGTCGTTGCTGATCGCGATCCGTCACCACCTGCACGACCCGGTGCACCGAGGCCGCGAAGACGACAATGAACATCTGCAAGAACAAGATCGTCGCCGTGTGAAAGCCGAACAATTCCATCGTCGACGCACTCCCGTCCCGCGCCGCTATTACCAGCCCGGCCAGTGCCCACCATGCCGACAATGCCGACAGCGCGATCACCGCCGGCTCGCGGACGCCGAGCGCCACCACGGTCCAGCCGACCGCGCCGATAGTCCAATTGCTGCCACCCAATATCTGCCCCAACGGGAGCACCGCTTCCAGTAGTGGAGAGCTCGACAGCGCCACGACCATCAGTGCACCGGTAATCCTGCGGCTGCGACCCGGAATCAGGACCGCGATCAAAGCCAGCGCGACGTTCAGTCCGACCAGGATCGCGGCCACCGGGAGCGCGGGCATGGGCAGAGTCCATGCCCGCCCGGACTGCAGCAGCGTGTCCATGATCGCCACACCGGCGATGGCGTAGCCGAGTCCGCTTGCGAGCCGGTCTATTTCGGCTACGGTCTCGGATTCGCGATCGTCCGCGCCGAGGTCGGTCACGCCGGCCGACTCGGTCCAGCTCACGGTTACCCGGGTGCCGCCGGCGGGCGCCGCCGTCACCTCGGCCGCGCCGCCCACGGCACGCATTCGGCCGATGATGGATCGCCGAATTCCGTGCCGGCTCACAGCATCCGAGGGGTCGGCGAACCCGACGCCGTCGTCGACGATGTGGACCCGCCCATCGCCGATTTCCATCCGCACCGACTGCGCCTGGGCATGGCGGTCGACATTGGTCAGCGCTTCCCGAACCGCCGCGGACACCGCCCAAGCCACCGAGCGCCGCGCCGCCACCCGCTGCAGCCCGCAGATCGACAGCGGTGTGCGGCATTCGGACGCTAGTTGCCGCAGCGGGACGACGAGGTCCACCCATTCATCGTCGGTGTCACTGAAGACAGGCACCCCCTCCGCGAGTACGGCCAAGTCGCGGCGCGCCTGTTCGGCCAGCCGTTGCCGTTCGATCGGCGCACCCTGGGAGACCATGAGCAGGGTCGATGCCGCCGTATCGTGCAGGACAGCCCATTGTTCGCGCTCATGGCGGCGGCGCGCGGCCAGCACCGCGCGTTCGACCTTGGCTTGTGACAGCTCCTCCAGCGACGCGTCGACCGCGTCCGCTGACCGCAACACGGTTCGTCGCACCGCGACCGCCGCCCCCCAGACGATCACCACGTTCCATACTGCGAACGTGGTGAGGAATTCCGCCACCGATACGCCCGGCACATTCCGATAGGACAGGTACAGCGCCACCGATGTCAGCGCCGTGACCGCCGCGGACCGGCGCACGCTGTGCACCATTCCGATCGAAACCACCACCGCTGCGGCGATTTTCACCTGCGCGCTGCCGCCGATGAAGGTCGGGTCGGGATACGCGCGCGCCGCGACGATCAAATATCCGAGGAGCACCGCCACATCCGCGCATACCCAACCCGCCCGGTCCGCGCGGCTCCAGAGCCGTGCCGCGCACCACACCGCCAGCGTGCCGGTGGCCGCCAGCTCCGCCGCCGTCATGGCACTGTGCGACACCGCAATTGCGACTACCGCCACCAACAGGCAGCCGGCATGCCGCACCGTGATCGCGAGGGTCATGGCTTTGCCGAGCACGCCGGTATAGGTGAGATTCGGCTGTTGCCGCATCTGGCGAATGTAGAGCGCGACCCACGATCTGTCCGGCGTTCACCGGACAGCGATGCGATTTCGCTGGTCGGAAACCGCGCCGTGGGATACCTTGCCGCGCAAGCGGTCTATCGGCCGGCGGATACGGGAGGCGTGCTTCATGATCAGAATTGCCGTGGTCGACGATCATCCGCTGATTCTCGACGGTGTCCGGGGTTGGTGTGCTGCGGCCGACCCGCCGATCACCGTGGTAGCCACCTTCGCAGATCCGAGGCAATTCCTGGCGGGGCCGCCCGGTGCGGTCGACGTGGTGGTGTGCGATCTCCGATTCGCTGGCAGGGCACCGGATTTGGTGACCTTGCGAAGAATCTGTGAGCAGAACTATCGAGTGGTGGTGCTGTCCGAGCAGACCGACCCCGACGTGGTCCTGGAATGTCTGGACATCGGTGCGGTGAGCTATCTGTCGAAGGAAGAGGGGCGTGAGCACCTCATCGCGTCGCTACAGGCGGCGGTGGCCGCGCGTCCGTACTCCAGTTCCACGATGCGCAAGGCGATGCATCTGGGGCGTTCGGCCGCCAAACCACGGCTGTCGAACCGCGAACGCGAGGTCTTGCTCTTCTGGTTCCAGACCGAATCGAAAGCGCTTGTCGCGCGCGAGCTTTACATCACGGTGGGTACGGTGGACACCCATCTGGAGCGGATCCGGGCCAAATACGCGGCGGTCGGCCGGTCGGCCCCGACGAAGGCCGCACTGGTGGCGAGGGCGATCAAGGACGGGTTGATCACACCCGACGAAGTCTGAGCCGCTCGTCCCAGCCGGCCACTGTCCGGCAAATGCCGGACATCCATTCACGTCGGTGCTTCATACGCTGTGAATCACTACTCCACGTGAATGGAAAGGGACCAGCGATGAAGGGCATTCCGCACACCGCGCTCCACGCGCTCGCCGCCGGATCGATGATCTCGATACTAGTAATCGGCGGCTCGGGCATGGCCTCGGCAGACTCCAATCCGGTGCCGGTGCCGCCCGGCTACGTTCCCGATGGTTCGAGTGCGGTGCACGATTACTGCACCAGCCCGATGCCGAATGAATATCTCGGCGCCGACTTCCGTGGGCCGTGCGCCAAGCACGACATGTGCATGGAAGCGCATCGCCGCGATCAGATGTACGGCAGCTGTCACAACCAGTTCTCCGTGGACTTGCAGTCGGTCTGTAACTGGGCATTCAGTTCGACCATCGACTTCCACCGCCGCAAGAGCTGCAACACCTACGTCGACGGCGTCATGCTGGCCGTGAGACGAGCGAACCCGTGAGGCCGGGCGGGAATCCCGGGAGCCCGTACTCTCAGCCCCCCTCGTGGTGGCAATGCGCGGCGTGCGGGGCCGGGTATGACCGGTACGCCACCGGCGGGTGGTGTCCACACTGCAGGACGCCGTGGTCGCAATACACTGGCGGCCAGGATCCTTCGGCGAACGAGCGGGCGTCGGGGCTGATGCCGACCGGCCCGATGGACTTCCTGCGCAACCAGCACCGCTACGGCTGGCGCTGGACCACCTGGGCAATGACTTCCCGGACTGTGCGGCGGCCGAGCGTCTTGCGCACGGTGACGACCTCGGTCGGCACGATCGCGTTGATCCTCGCCTACGTCTATTGGGCGGCAGACGCCATCGACCTGGACGAAATACTCAACTCGATGGCCCAATCGGTGTTGAAGTTCTTCGTCATCACGATCGGCATCACCGTGGTTCTGGGTTCCATATCGATGTTTCTGCCCGAGCACCGCGCGCGGGCGGACCGGTTCTGGATGGTGCGGCAATTCCAGGGACCGGCCATCGCTGTCGTGGCGTTTGTGAGCGTATTCGGGGCGACGTCGCTCAATTGCCTTCTCCTTCCGGTATTAGGGCTGTGGATCGCGGCGTTGATCAATGTCTTCCGGCTCGGTGCGACACATCAGTTCCGGCTCGCCGACGCGCATCCCGCGCTGCCGGGTCTGTGTTTGTTGATCGCGGCCGTCTGGAACGAAATCGGCGCGATATCGAAGATCTACCACGAAGGGTTGAATGAGGTGTTCCCGATCTGGGTCGGCCTGCTGCTGGCCTTCGCTGGTCCGATCGCCACGATCGTGTTGTCGGCGTTCGAGATTCGCTCCGAACTGCGATCGACGGGAATCTGATCGTGACCATGGATAACGCGAGCCGGCCCGCGGATACGGCCGCCCTCCGTGAGCGGGTCCAGCTGTGGGGTGCGCTGCGCCTGCTACTGGCATTGCCGATGATCTGCGTCAGCGTCGCCGTGGTCGGCGGTGTCGCGATGGTGTTCGGGCGAGTCGTCGCGGTGGTGGCGACCTTGCTGTGGATCGCGTCCGGGCTGGTGGCGTTTCTTCCCGCCGTTCCGGTCTGGATCGCGAAAACCCTGTTCGCCACCCGGGATCCGGAACCGCTCGAGTCGAGGGTGATCGATCCGGCGTGGGCGGCGGTGCTGGCCAAGGCCGGTGTTCCGGCTTCGACCGGCCCGATCCGGGTGCAACGCGATCGTGGCGTGGTCGCGCCGGGCGACCGGTTTGTCATGACGGTGCCGCAAAGTCTGGTGCACGGCGTGAGTGCTCGGCACCTCGAAGCGCTGCTGGCTCGTGAACTGGGGTATCACCTGGGCGGATCGGCGTCGTCGGCCCTGCTCGTGGCCTGGTATTCGTTGCCGGGCCGACTCGCCGTACGAGTGGGCACGCTCGCGATCCGCCTACTGCTCACCGCGACAAGGGCTTCGATCCAGGTGGCACTGTTCGCGAGATCCGGGGCGTCGAAGGCTTCGGTGCGGGCGTTCGACAGGGTGTCGATCTGGATAGCCGTCCTGTTCTTCGTACTGCCGACCATCGTGGTGTTCGCCGTGTACGTAGTGCCCGCCGTCGCGATCGGGATGGCGCTCGCGATCGGAATTGCGTACGGAGACTCCAAGATCCGTGCGAGAAGGTCCGCCCTCATCGATCGCTTCGCCATCGAACTCGGTTACGGCGACGAACTCGCTCAACTGTCGGCGATGAGCACATCATGACGGGCGCACTCGATTTCGATCGCGCGGGTTCGGCGTTCCAACCGACGGGGCTTGTCGGTTTCGAACGGGTGGCGATCGATGCGCCCGTGCGGGACGCGCAGCTCGACCATGCCCCGGTGTGGACCGAACCGGCCCCGCCGCAACACCTCGGGCACGGCCCGAACTACGCGAACGTGGCGGGCGGCCTGGTCATCGCGCTGGCGCTGGGGTGCGGTGGCGGGCTGGCGGCGCTCGCCGGTATCGCGTTCGGCGGGCTCGTGCTGCTGGCGAGCATCGCGTCCACGGCCGTCGCAATCGCCGTCTTGGCCGCGCGCGAGAGCAGGCGGCGCACCGAGTTGTCGGGCTGGCTGGCGACGGAGCGAGCGAAGTTCGCTGCCGCCCAAGACATTCGGATGCGCCGCGTACGGGAGCACGAGATGCGCGAATCGGAACGGGTCGTCAACGCGCCGATCTGGTATCCGATCGCGCCGCGCGGAGGTTTCAGGG from Nocardia goodfellowii carries:
- a CDS encoding fructosamine kinase family protein, producing the protein MFRDRLARRHSDIARRQPNFRQGPGERRRLPIRGRRTVSTRTARRRTCPDCRPRRAPSTRPRNAAPRGEDEQFWEELAHMIAALHTSTVSDRFGWHRDGWHGRMVQENDWETDGYQFYAQHRILRWPREKPVRKQFDRDQRRAIERLCRTLPELIPPHPPSLTHGGHMARKHPRGQLR
- a CDS encoding fructosamine kinase family protein codes for the protein MWPGNILADSSGKPALIDPAVSYGWPEIDLAALRCPPRPPASDRFFAVYEDLARPSEGWRDHAQLLRIRDLFSVIAHGLDTWGAARIIHAALAADT
- a CDS encoding sensor histidine kinase, which gives rise to MRQQPNLTYTGVLGKAMTLAITVRHAGCLLVAVVAIAVSHSAMTAAELAATGTLAVWCAARLWSRADRAGWVCADVAVLLGYLIVAARAYPDPTFIGGSAQVKIAAAVVVSIGMVHSVRRSAAVTALTSVALYLSYRNVPGVSVAEFLTTFAVWNVVIVWGAAVAVRRTVLRSADAVDASLEELSQAKVERAVLAARRRHEREQWAVLHDTAASTLLMVSQGAPIERQRLAEQARRDLAVLAEGVPVFSDTDDEWVDLVVPLRQLASECRTPLSICGLQRVAARRSVAWAVSAAVREALTNVDRHAQAQSVRMEIGDGRVHIVDDGVGFADPSDAVSRHGIRRSIIGRMRAVGGAAEVTAAPAGGTRVTVSWTESAGVTDLGADDRESETVAEIDRLASGLGYAIAGVAIMDTLLQSGRAWTLPMPALPVAAILVGLNVALALIAVLIPGRSRRITGALMVVALSSSPLLEAVLPLGQILGGSNWTIGAVGWTVVALGVREPAVIALSALSAWWALAGLVIAARDGSASTMELFGFHTATILFLQMFIVVFAASVHRVVQVVTDRDQQRRRVVAAAAVDTVLKNECAQRYRDQLSSVLPLLRRFADSASAIDDPQVRATARTEYARLRRLFDRVDSMDHILLADLDSAIDRAEARGVAVTVPPGIEADADLPEPSAAARAEIAALIRMLLEGSRSHVRLVVAAEPHALSVSVLCDSDQSTITRVAKLCDEIQKTENESPGRSTRDTLTSSLIEDAESGVWLRLRCERVHRAAEVRRLNILSRVRGDSRSGVKGAERVSPDGVR
- a CDS encoding response regulator transcription factor; this translates as MIRIAVVDDHPLILDGVRGWCAAADPPITVVATFADPRQFLAGPPGAVDVVVCDLRFAGRAPDLVTLRRICEQNYRVVVLSEQTDPDVVLECLDIGAVSYLSKEEGREHLIASLQAAVAARPYSSSTMRKAMHLGRSAAKPRLSNREREVLLFWFQTESKALVARELYITVGTVDTHLERIRAKYAAVGRSAPTKAALVARAIKDGLITPDEV